One window from the genome of Pseudobacteriovorax antillogorgiicola encodes:
- a CDS encoding DUF2237 family protein yields the protein MTQMNIYRKVLQECSCEPKTGWFRDGSCATDDNDKGRHVVCCEMTEDFLAFSKYVGNDLSTPMPDFGFPGLKPGDHWCVCLERWKQAYEAGCAPLVNMEATHLSALELVSIEDLESCKIQPSTARG from the coding sequence ATGACACAGATGAATATCTATCGCAAAGTTCTACAGGAATGCAGTTGCGAGCCAAAAACAGGCTGGTTCCGTGATGGCAGTTGCGCCACAGATGACAATGACAAAGGTCGCCACGTGGTGTGCTGCGAGATGACGGAAGACTTTCTTGCCTTCTCTAAATACGTAGGCAACGATTTATCGACTCCGATGCCTGATTTTGGGTTTCCAGGACTCAAGCCGGGTGATCATTGGTGTGTCTGCCTTGAGCGTTGGAAACAAGCCTATGAGGCGGGTTGCGCTCCCCTGGTAAATATGGAGGCAACTCATCTATCAGCTTTAGAGCTGGTCTCGATCGAAGATCTAGAAAGCTGCAAGATCCAGCCATCAACTGCTAGAGGCTAA